One window of the Rhipicephalus microplus isolate Deutch F79 chromosome 2, USDA_Rmic, whole genome shotgun sequence genome contains the following:
- the LOC142776243 gene encoding uncharacterized protein LOC142776243 — MLHEDSSLHHILIDELRVLHVDVLIITTHLMTSEAMDRTVVPPTALTSSHGGLPPAILDVAHYVWDSDYLSHPTAICFTLTMAVLAYDVPAKTRVGAAYDKPPARLPIKEMCRYSNYPQDIKYGNGTVISRFYSTPKSRLYLFDTKESFRYKMCTLRQAFPYFDHGWAVFDVDLEDYDGTCNGAPRSFDRVHAIRETFDEYLTLGHSRPPTQSC, encoded by the exons ATGCTGCATGAGGACAGTTCACTGCATCATATCCTGATCGATGAATTACG TGTCCTCCACGTGGACGTCTTAATCATCACCACTCACTTGATGACGTCCGAGGCGATGGACAGGACGGTCGTTCCCCCCACTGCCCTGACGTCTTCGCATGGAGGCCTCCCGCCGGCCATC CTGGACGTGGCACACTACGTGTGGGATTCCGACTACCTGAGCCATCCCACCGCCATCTGCTTCACGCTCACTATGGCAGTGTTGGCCTACGATGTACCCGCGAAAACCCGCGTTGGAGCTGCCTACGACAAGCCACCTGCGCGGTTGCCCATAAAAGAG aTGTGCAGGTATTCGAACTACCCGCAAGATATCAAGTACGGAAACGGCACAGTGATTAGTCGGTTTTACTCTACGCCGAAGAGCCGTCTTTACCTGTTTGACACGAAGGAAAGCTTCCGATATAAG ATGTGCACGCTGCGACAAGCGTTCCCCTACTTCGACCACGGCTGGGCCGTCTTCGACGTGGACCTCGAAGACTACGACGGCACGTGCAACGGCGCTCCAAGAAGCTTCGATCGCGTGCACGCCATTCGCGAAACCTTCGACGAGTACCTCACACTCGGACACAGTCGGCCGCCCACGCAATCGTGCTGA